From Rudanella lutea DSM 19387, a single genomic window includes:
- a CDS encoding glycoside hydrolase family 25 protein: MSLGVLLRFLVKRYEFWGAVLALVLGVILIRSCRKTEDDKDWRFVKGYGIRLPMHYTMHGFDVSKHNGRIDWKRAARMESEGVRMRFVYIKASEGATLADKQFAQNWKGAGKVGLPRGAYHFYHPTRDPHKQAQNFIKQVTLKPGDLAPALDFEVVNGVGEQKLIADMQIWLDEIEEHYGIRPVIYTNGSLYKRYIKGNFDKYPLWIADYSNTHLNDYNPDKLYIWQHSQSGWVKGIRGPVDINTFVMDSIRLAELRL, from the coding sequence ATGTCTTTAGGGGTCTTACTTCGGTTTCTGGTTAAGCGATATGAGTTTTGGGGAGCGGTACTGGCGCTGGTACTTGGTGTTATCCTCATCCGGTCGTGCCGCAAAACAGAGGACGATAAGGATTGGCGATTTGTAAAAGGTTACGGCATTCGCCTGCCCATGCACTACACCATGCATGGTTTCGACGTATCGAAACACAATGGCCGAATCGACTGGAAACGAGCCGCCCGCATGGAGTCAGAAGGCGTTCGGATGCGGTTTGTGTACATCAAAGCCTCCGAAGGCGCAACCCTCGCCGACAAGCAGTTTGCCCAGAACTGGAAGGGAGCCGGCAAGGTAGGACTCCCCCGGGGTGCCTACCATTTTTACCACCCCACCCGCGACCCGCACAAGCAGGCGCAGAACTTCATCAAACAGGTTACGCTGAAACCCGGCGACCTTGCCCCTGCCCTCGATTTTGAAGTGGTTAATGGGGTGGGCGAACAAAAACTGATTGCCGATATGCAAATCTGGCTCGACGAGATCGAGGAGCATTACGGCATTCGCCCCGTTATCTACACCAACGGGAGCCTCTATAAACGCTACATCAAGGGTAATTTTGACAAGTATCCGCTCTGGATCGCCGATTACTCCAATACCCACCTCAACGATTACAACCCCGACAAGCTTTACATCTGGCAACACAGCCAAAGTGGCTGGGTGAAAGGAATTCGGGGGCCTGTCGATATCAACACCTTTGTGATGGACTCCATCCGGCTGGCCGAGCTCAGATTGTGA
- a CDS encoding peroxiredoxin, which produces MSLRLGDIAPDFEADTTQGPIRFHEWLGTSWGMLFSHPADFTPVCTTELGKTALLKDDFAKRNVKVIAVSVDDLDSHNRWTPDIKDVTGTEVNFPIIADPDRKVAELYDMIHPNASEKATVRSVFVIGPDKKIKLTLTYPASTGRNFNELLRVIDSLQLTADYQVATPADWQDGEDVIVTPAVPNDQLEEKFPKGVTFVKPYLRKTPQPNK; this is translated from the coding sequence ATGTCACTTCGCTTAGGAGACATTGCGCCGGACTTTGAAGCCGACACCACCCAGGGCCCTATTCGTTTTCATGAGTGGCTGGGTACCTCGTGGGGAATGCTGTTTTCGCACCCTGCCGATTTCACACCCGTTTGTACCACCGAACTGGGCAAAACGGCTCTCCTCAAAGACGACTTTGCCAAGCGTAACGTTAAAGTTATTGCCGTAAGTGTCGACGATCTGGATTCGCACAACCGCTGGACCCCCGACATTAAGGACGTGACCGGTACGGAAGTAAATTTCCCGATCATTGCCGACCCCGACCGCAAGGTGGCCGAGCTTTACGATATGATTCACCCCAACGCAAGCGAGAAAGCGACCGTACGCTCGGTGTTTGTGATTGGCCCCGATAAAAAAATCAAACTCACGCTGACCTATCCCGCTTCGACGGGCCGCAACTTCAACGAGTTGCTCCGCGTGATTGACTCGCTGCAATTAACAGCTGACTATCAGGTAGCTACCCCCGCCGACTGGCAGGATGGCGAAGACGTGATTGTAACGCCCGCCGTACCGAACGATCAGCTGGAGGAGAAATTTCCGAAAGGCGTCACGTTTGTGAAGCCCTACCTGCGCAAAACACCACAGCCGAATAAGTAA
- a CDS encoding response regulator, which translates to MLVDDHAIVRDGIRLLLEQVDDFQIIDEATDGEEALEKLKTGQSSDENRPDVVLMDISLPGMSGIQTAQSIARQHKQVRVLMLSMHNNEDYILRSVEAGAAGYILKDTSSDEMVKAIRTVASGEKYYSSPVATIILNGYMQQLKKSDKTALKTRRSKLSKKEKEILQFLVEGMSSREIAEKLQLSVRTVDNHRANMMRRLQVRNAAELVKTAVEEKLI; encoded by the coding sequence ATGCTCGTTGATGACCACGCCATCGTGCGGGACGGCATCCGCCTGTTGCTCGAACAGGTCGACGACTTTCAGATCATCGATGAAGCCACTGATGGTGAAGAAGCTCTGGAAAAACTGAAAACCGGCCAATCGTCGGACGAAAACCGGCCTGACGTGGTCCTGATGGACATTTCGTTGCCCGGCATGTCGGGGATTCAAACGGCGCAGTCTATTGCCCGGCAGCACAAGCAGGTGCGCGTACTCATGCTCTCGATGCACAACAACGAAGACTACATTCTTCGGTCGGTTGAGGCCGGGGCCGCCGGGTACATTCTGAAAGACACCTCGTCGGACGAAATGGTAAAAGCCATCCGAACGGTGGCCTCCGGTGAGAAGTATTACAGCTCGCCCGTAGCAACGATCATCCTGAACGGGTACATGCAGCAGCTGAAGAAAAGCGACAAAACTGCCCTGAAAACCCGCCGGTCAAAACTTTCCAAAAAGGAAAAGGAAATCCTGCAATTCCTGGTCGAAGGAATGAGCAGTCGCGAGATTGCCGAGAAACTCCAACTGAGCGTCCGGACGGTCGACAATCACCGCGCCAACATGATGCGCCGGTTGCAGGTACGCAACGCGGCCGAGCTGGTGAAGACCGCCGTGGAAGAAAAACTGATCTGA
- a CDS encoding sensor histidine kinase: protein MHSLYTTALVALTILLTAGQILTQYRLNNLQKNIQFIRYASLQRHQSQQLISKALQLRDASQLNDFRAHHRELKQIFDGLESSYSQSSSGRINEWDITIENSPKVRAMFDGLRPIYTQLARSTRTILSFQTPEAVQSPIADLAMQQLLQNQNPFLGQVDAIVRQYNAEIREKIVVQEWIEFAFYILTLAVVLYIGLKLFRPAIRQLNQTIDQLIAAENTTAETNRKLVRLNRSLHEARQRLFQATKQQHQQEINDQKLRSSLLIAGQEEERKRLSRELHDGLGQMMTAIKLQVEGLETHLNRVTSADDPVATKRIRALKDLIAQTISETRSISNDLMPSVLSDFGIIPALKMLAETALDNQAKTNNPAPDIRFETNLPSGRLDRHVEISLYRITQEAVTNAIRHGKPTQITIELIERENYLHLVVADNGSGFYVQRLQEPHGPSQGIHNMQERTKLLNGRFVIRSTPGKGTKLFVSIPYQVHFSAYEQDTTNAR, encoded by the coding sequence TTGCACAGTCTTTATACGACTGCACTCGTAGCCCTCACGATTTTGCTCACTGCCGGACAGATCCTGACGCAATATCGGCTGAACAACCTGCAAAAAAACATTCAATTTATTCGATATGCGTCGCTGCAACGGCACCAAAGCCAACAGCTTATCAGTAAGGCACTTCAGCTTCGCGACGCCAGCCAACTAAACGATTTTCGGGCGCACCACCGCGAACTCAAACAAATCTTTGACGGACTCGAGTCCAGCTATTCACAAAGCAGCTCGGGCCGGATCAACGAATGGGACATTACGATTGAGAACAGCCCCAAAGTGCGGGCTATGTTCGACGGTCTGAGGCCAATCTACACCCAACTGGCCCGCTCTACCCGTACGATTCTGTCGTTTCAGACGCCCGAAGCCGTGCAGTCGCCCATAGCGGACTTGGCGATGCAGCAACTCCTTCAGAACCAAAACCCGTTTTTGGGTCAGGTAGATGCCATTGTGCGCCAATACAATGCCGAGATTCGGGAGAAGATCGTGGTTCAGGAATGGATTGAGTTTGCCTTTTACATTCTGACCCTGGCGGTTGTGCTGTACATCGGGCTTAAGCTATTCAGGCCCGCTATCCGGCAGTTGAACCAAACCATTGATCAGCTCATTGCAGCCGAAAATACCACCGCCGAAACCAACCGTAAACTCGTGCGGCTCAACCGATCGCTACACGAAGCCCGGCAACGCCTGTTTCAGGCCACCAAACAACAACATCAGCAGGAAATCAACGATCAGAAACTACGGTCGTCGCTTCTGATTGCGGGTCAGGAAGAAGAACGGAAACGCCTGTCGCGAGAACTGCACGACGGACTGGGGCAAATGATGACCGCCATCAAGCTACAGGTAGAAGGCCTCGAAACCCACCTGAACCGGGTTACCTCGGCCGACGACCCGGTGGCCACCAAGCGCATCAGAGCCTTAAAAGACCTCATTGCGCAGACCATCAGCGAAACCCGATCTATCTCGAATGACCTGATGCCCAGTGTATTGAGCGACTTCGGTATTATTCCGGCCCTGAAGATGCTGGCCGAAACCGCTCTCGATAATCAGGCCAAAACTAACAACCCCGCACCCGACATTCGATTTGAGACCAACCTGCCCTCGGGGCGGCTCGACCGGCACGTTGAGATTTCGTTATACCGCATAACGCAGGAGGCCGTGACCAACGCAATTCGTCACGGAAAACCAACACAAATCACAATTGAGCTTATTGAACGAGAAAACTACTTACATTTGGTTGTTGCCGACAACGGCAGCGGATTTTATGTTCAACGCTTACAGGAACCACACGGCCCCTCGCAGGGCATTCACAACATGCAGGAACGAACAAAACTACTAAACGGTAGGTTCGTCATTCGATCAACCCCCGGTAAAGGCACCAAATTATTTGTCAGCATCCCTTATCAAGTACATTTCTCAGCGTATGAACAAGATACGACTAATGCTCGTTGA
- a CDS encoding GIY-YIG nuclease family protein, protein MHTVYIIYSPSTEQYYIGQTKDLRITLWQHNAKAIPATAEGKPWEVKYQRSFDTRKESSSLEMKLKHRTPEQWEEFFTPEVVEK, encoded by the coding sequence ATGCATACCGTTTATATCATTTACAGCCCTTCTACCGAGCAGTACTACATTGGTCAGACTAAGGATCTGCGGATTACGCTCTGGCAACATAATGCAAAGGCGATTCCCGCAACGGCCGAAGGTAAGCCCTGGGAGGTGAAGTACCAACGATCGTTCGATACCCGCAAGGAGTCGTCGTCGCTGGAAATGAAACTTAAACACCGGACACCGGAGCAGTGGGAAGAGTTTTTTACCCCTGAAGTCGTTGAGAAATAA
- a CDS encoding C40 family peptidase, with protein MLPTTIRALVPSGLTGLTLLLSLSSCSLFGPSSGPAPTSRPSTTARKPAAPTGKVVDTKTYQRTYVPTVVRVARKYTGVPYRLGGNTMSGIDCSGLIYNVFQEVGLRMPRISWQQSEVGYEVDVNAIRPGDLLFFVPDQGKAGYVSHAAIVTEVRNYETDIRFIHASSSRGVREDNLYSSYFKGRFVKALRPF; from the coding sequence ATGCTGCCAACCACCATCCGGGCCCTTGTCCCGTCGGGTCTTACTGGCCTCACCTTGTTACTTAGCCTGTCGTCCTGTAGCTTATTCGGTCCGTCGTCGGGCCCTGCCCCTACCTCACGGCCATCGACTACAGCCCGTAAACCGGCGGCTCCGACCGGTAAAGTAGTGGATACCAAAACCTACCAGCGCACCTACGTGCCCACAGTAGTGCGGGTGGCGCGCAAATACACGGGTGTGCCCTACCGGCTGGGCGGCAATACCATGTCGGGCATCGACTGTTCGGGGCTGATTTACAATGTTTTTCAGGAAGTAGGGCTCCGCATGCCACGCATCTCGTGGCAGCAATCGGAAGTGGGTTACGAGGTCGATGTCAACGCCATTCGGCCTGGCGACCTGCTCTTTTTTGTCCCCGATCAGGGCAAAGCCGGGTATGTGTCACATGCGGCTATTGTGACGGAGGTTCGAAATTACGAAACCGACATTCGATTTATTCATGCCTCCTCGTCGCGGGGTGTCCGCGAAGACAATCTGTATTCGTCGTATTTTAAAGGCCGGTTTGTAAAGGCGCTACGTCCGTTCTGA
- a CDS encoding Tex family protein, with protein sequence MTPTNYEGRIAGLLNLNTRQVANTIELLDGGATVPFIARYRKEATNGLDEVQITAIRDTYGRLQELDKRREAILKSISEQGKLTPELRKKIEAADSMTELEDLYLPYKQKRKTRATIAIERGLEPLANVIFAQTEANPERAAGRFLTDQVPTIADALQGARDIIAERINEDADARQRVRNLFEREAIVRSVVKKNKEAEGVKYKDYYDFAEPLRRVPSHRLLAIRRGEAEGFLSVSISPDEEAAIERLERQFLRGLAASKDQVALAIRDSYKRLIKPSIETEFGNKSKEKADGEAIKIFADNLRQLLLSPPLGQKRVLAIDPGYRTGCKTVVIDAQGNLTADTLLHLFLSDNQKQQAAETVRRLVKQHQIEAIAIGNGTGGRETEAFVRGLGLDAGIAIFVVSEQGASVYSASDVAREEFPDKDVTVRGAVSIGRRLMDPLAELVKIDPKSIGVGQYQHDVDQSALKNSLDDVVMSCVNSVGVSLNTASAHLLRYVSGLGPQLAQNIVQFRAQNGPFKSRDQLKKVPRLGPKAYEQCAGFLRIEGGKHPLDNSAVHPESYAVVERMAADLNTTVADLIRKPELRKQIRPERYVTPTTGLPTLRDIVAELDKPGRDPREQLSVFSFDERIKSMEDLHEGMVLDGVVTNVTAFGAFVDIGVKQDGLVHISQLSNQFVKDPREVVKVYQKVKVRVTEVDLARKRIALTMKF encoded by the coding sequence ATGACCCCAACAAATTACGAAGGGCGCATTGCCGGCCTACTGAACCTGAACACCCGGCAGGTTGCCAATACCATTGAACTCCTCGACGGCGGAGCCACCGTGCCGTTTATTGCCCGTTACCGGAAAGAAGCCACCAACGGCCTGGATGAAGTACAGATCACGGCCATCCGCGACACCTACGGACGGTTGCAGGAACTCGACAAACGGCGGGAAGCCATTCTTAAATCCATCAGCGAACAAGGTAAACTCACCCCCGAACTCCGAAAGAAAATTGAAGCCGCCGACTCCATGACGGAGTTGGAAGATTTGTATCTGCCCTACAAGCAGAAACGCAAAACCCGGGCTACCATCGCCATTGAGCGTGGTCTCGAACCGCTGGCCAACGTCATTTTTGCCCAAACCGAAGCCAACCCCGAGCGGGCTGCGGGCCGCTTCCTGACCGATCAGGTACCAACCATTGCCGACGCTCTACAGGGTGCCCGCGACATTATTGCCGAACGCATCAACGAAGATGCCGACGCTCGTCAGCGAGTCCGTAACCTGTTCGAGCGCGAAGCCATTGTGCGGTCAGTGGTCAAAAAGAACAAAGAAGCCGAGGGCGTCAAATACAAAGACTACTACGACTTTGCTGAACCCCTGCGCCGGGTACCCTCGCACCGGCTGTTGGCCATCCGACGGGGCGAAGCCGAGGGGTTTTTGAGTGTCAGCATCAGCCCCGACGAAGAGGCCGCCATTGAGCGGTTGGAGCGGCAGTTTCTGCGGGGGCTTGCTGCCAGCAAAGATCAGGTGGCGCTGGCTATCCGCGACAGCTACAAACGCCTGATCAAGCCCTCTATCGAAACCGAATTTGGGAACAAGTCGAAGGAGAAAGCCGACGGCGAGGCTATCAAGATTTTTGCCGACAACCTTCGGCAGTTGCTCCTGAGCCCTCCGCTGGGCCAAAAACGCGTACTGGCCATCGACCCCGGTTACCGGACGGGTTGTAAAACGGTGGTGATCGACGCGCAGGGTAATCTCACAGCCGACACCTTGCTGCACCTGTTTCTGTCCGATAATCAGAAGCAACAAGCGGCCGAAACCGTCCGGCGTCTGGTGAAACAGCATCAGATCGAAGCCATTGCGATTGGTAACGGCACCGGGGGCCGCGAAACCGAAGCCTTTGTGCGCGGGCTTGGGCTGGATGCGGGCATTGCCATCTTTGTCGTTAGCGAGCAGGGCGCATCGGTGTACTCGGCGTCGGACGTGGCCCGCGAGGAGTTTCCCGACAAAGATGTGACCGTGCGCGGGGCCGTCAGCATTGGTCGCCGGTTGATGGATCCTCTGGCCGAATTGGTTAAAATCGACCCGAAATCTATTGGCGTGGGCCAGTATCAGCACGACGTCGATCAGTCGGCCCTCAAAAACAGCCTCGACGATGTAGTTATGAGCTGCGTAAACTCGGTGGGCGTATCGCTCAACACCGCCAGTGCGCATTTGCTGCGGTATGTGTCGGGGCTGGGTCCGCAACTGGCCCAGAATATTGTGCAGTTCCGGGCGCAGAATGGTCCGTTCAAAAGCCGCGATCAACTCAAAAAAGTACCCCGGCTGGGTCCTAAAGCGTACGAACAGTGTGCGGGTTTTTTACGAATTGAAGGGGGCAAACATCCCCTCGACAACAGCGCCGTACACCCCGAAAGTTACGCCGTTGTGGAGCGCATGGCCGCCGACCTCAACACAACCGTAGCCGACCTGATTCGCAAGCCCGAACTCCGCAAGCAAATTCGGCCCGAACGGTACGTAACCCCCACAACCGGCCTACCTACCCTCCGCGATATTGTGGCTGAGCTCGACAAGCCCGGCCGCGACCCCCGCGAGCAATTGTCGGTGTTTAGTTTCGACGAGCGCATCAAGAGCATGGAGGATCTGCACGAAGGCATGGTGCTCGACGGTGTGGTGACCAACGTAACGGCGTTCGGAGCATTTGTTGATATTGGGGTGAAGCAGGACGGCCTCGTCCATATCTCACAACTATCGAATCAGTTCGTAAAAGATCCGCGCGAGGTGGTTAAAGTGTACCAGAAAGTAAAAGTCCGCGTTACAGAAGTGGATTTGGCCCGCAAACGTATTGCGTTGACCATGAAATTTTGA
- a CDS encoding DUF7133 domain-containing protein — protein sequence MLKISFGFLTAFLLAFGFQLNTDLRPTKETPRPSVRKDDFPPDLQLTNFTGPDLTPSPACLAVAPTGEVFVGVDMQGSLGKKPDMGSIIKLIDKDNDGTMDAHTTFAKVNNPRGIIALGDRVFVLHATFSPDGKATGMDLVVFEDKNGDGVADGPSKPLVEHISNVKFIQQRGVDHATNGIRMGIDGWIYIAVGDFGFHDAVDRSGKKLTMLGGGIVRVRPDGTEMEVYSHGMRNIYDVAIDPYMNIFTRDNTNDGGGWNIRFSHQIQSAEYGYPVLFKHFTDEIIPALVDVGGGSGTGSLFLDEPTWPAKYNQVPMMADWGRNQLYIHRVTPDKASFTQKEEEFIKLPQITDVDVDGSGRMYLAAWNGAGYTGNPNKGYVVRVVPQNWTYKAFPDLKKASVKQLAELLESKSAVARFNASQELLTRPAKQATKAAWKIASDTQLPLASRVAGLFTYAQLSGKEGIANMVKLTSDAPMQEFALRALADRKPFVSSVPLEPFLQAAKSSSERVQVAALIGLGRLDRKEAASTLLQVAVPSSFVVPAKGTEGPHATPNASLVPAHLAVRSLVKLNAVDACLGAIGSPNSTLALWALRYMHTPEAANGLIAAYGRATDPQLKNQILNTAARLYKKEAPYDASWWWSTRPDTHGPYYKGITWEGSFAIESFLKAEWAKADAPGKLAFTDMNERYRLDIADFKGAEPVAVEETKIETKIDLEKIKNQKGQIGNTSIEDVMLAMASIKGDSRKGRELFMQQGCVACHSLSKSEKMKGPFMGQIGSIMTRDQIAESILKPNASISQGFATVEIKAKGNKSYIGFVSEESAERVVLRDIAGNVYTIRSSDILSRKEQDSSMMPSGLANALSYEEFASLITFLSEQKK from the coding sequence ATGTTAAAAATTTCCTTTGGCTTCCTGACTGCCTTTCTTCTGGCCTTCGGTTTTCAACTCAACACCGACCTTCGCCCAACCAAAGAAACGCCCCGACCATCCGTCCGTAAAGACGATTTCCCGCCCGACCTACAATTAACCAACTTCACCGGCCCCGACCTGACCCCCAGCCCGGCCTGTCTGGCGGTGGCACCAACCGGCGAGGTGTTTGTGGGTGTAGACATGCAGGGGTCGCTGGGCAAAAAGCCCGACATGGGCAGTATTATCAAGCTGATAGACAAGGATAACGACGGGACGATGGACGCGCACACAACGTTCGCGAAAGTCAACAATCCGCGCGGAATCATTGCCCTCGGCGATCGGGTGTTTGTGCTCCATGCCACGTTTTCGCCCGACGGTAAGGCAACCGGGATGGATCTGGTCGTGTTTGAAGACAAAAACGGCGATGGCGTCGCCGATGGCCCTTCGAAGCCCCTGGTGGAGCATATCAGTAACGTGAAATTTATCCAGCAACGGGGTGTTGACCATGCCACCAACGGGATTCGGATGGGTATCGACGGCTGGATTTATATCGCTGTGGGCGATTTTGGTTTCCACGATGCCGTCGACCGGTCGGGCAAGAAGCTCACCATGCTCGGCGGGGGTATTGTGCGTGTCCGGCCCGATGGTACCGAAATGGAAGTGTATTCGCACGGTATGCGGAACATCTACGACGTCGCCATCGATCCGTACATGAACATTTTCACCCGCGACAACACCAACGATGGGGGCGGCTGGAACATCCGGTTCAGCCACCAGATTCAGTCGGCCGAGTACGGCTACCCGGTCCTGTTCAAGCATTTTACGGATGAGATTATCCCCGCTCTGGTCGATGTAGGGGGCGGTTCAGGAACCGGCTCGTTGTTTCTGGACGAACCTACCTGGCCAGCCAAATACAATCAGGTGCCCATGATGGCCGACTGGGGCCGAAATCAGCTTTATATCCACCGTGTCACACCCGATAAAGCCAGTTTCACCCAGAAGGAAGAAGAGTTTATCAAGCTGCCCCAGATTACCGACGTGGATGTCGACGGTTCCGGGCGGATGTACCTGGCAGCCTGGAACGGGGCAGGCTATACCGGCAACCCCAATAAGGGCTACGTGGTGCGGGTGGTTCCGCAGAACTGGACGTACAAGGCGTTCCCAGACTTGAAAAAAGCATCTGTCAAGCAGTTGGCCGAACTGTTAGAATCGAAAAGTGCGGTAGCCCGGTTCAATGCCTCGCAGGAGTTGTTGACCCGCCCAGCCAAACAAGCGACGAAAGCGGCCTGGAAAATTGCGTCGGACACCCAACTACCCCTCGCCAGTCGGGTAGCGGGTCTGTTTACCTACGCCCAACTGAGCGGCAAAGAAGGCATTGCGAATATGGTTAAACTGACGAGCGATGCCCCCATGCAGGAGTTTGCCCTCCGCGCCCTCGCCGACCGCAAACCGTTTGTGAGCAGCGTACCTCTGGAGCCGTTTTTGCAAGCCGCCAAATCGTCGTCGGAACGGGTTCAGGTAGCCGCTCTGATTGGCCTGGGCCGTCTGGACCGGAAAGAAGCTGCTTCGACCCTGCTCCAGGTAGCAGTACCGAGTTCGTTTGTGGTGCCCGCCAAAGGTACCGAAGGCCCCCACGCTACACCCAACGCATCGCTGGTGCCGGCTCACCTGGCCGTGCGGTCGCTGGTGAAGCTCAACGCCGTCGACGCCTGTTTGGGAGCTATCGGGTCGCCTAACTCGACATTGGCCCTGTGGGCGTTGCGGTACATGCACACGCCCGAAGCCGCCAACGGCCTGATTGCCGCTTATGGCCGCGCCACCGATCCACAACTGAAAAACCAGATTCTGAACACGGCCGCTCGCCTGTATAAAAAAGAGGCTCCCTACGATGCTTCGTGGTGGTGGAGCACCCGCCCCGACACGCACGGCCCGTACTACAAAGGCATCACGTGGGAAGGCTCATTCGCCATTGAGTCGTTTCTGAAAGCCGAATGGGCCAAAGCCGATGCGCCGGGCAAACTGGCCTTTACGGACATGAACGAGCGCTACCGGCTCGACATTGCCGACTTCAAAGGAGCCGAACCCGTTGCCGTTGAAGAAACAAAAATCGAAACCAAAATCGACCTGGAGAAAATCAAGAATCAGAAGGGGCAGATTGGCAACACGTCTATCGAGGATGTGATGCTCGCGATGGCCAGCATCAAAGGCGACTCGCGCAAAGGTCGGGAGCTGTTTATGCAGCAGGGGTGTGTGGCCTGCCACAGCCTGAGCAAGAGCGAAAAAATGAAAGGGCCGTTTATGGGGCAAATTGGCTCGATTATGACCCGCGACCAGATTGCCGAATCCATCCTGAAGCCCAATGCGTCCATCTCGCAGGGTTTCGCCACGGTTGAGATCAAAGCGAAAGGCAATAAGAGCTACATAGGCTTTGTATCCGAAGAGTCGGCCGAGCGGGTGGTTCTGCGCGACATTGCCGGTAATGTGTACACGATCCGGTCGAGCGATATTCTGTCCCGCAAAGAGCAGGACTCTTCAATGATGCCCTCTGGTTTGGCCAACGCCCTTTCATACGAAGAGTTTGCTTCGCTTATCACGTTTCTATCGGAGCAGAAGAAGTAG
- a CDS encoding aspartate aminotransferase family protein, translating into MTHRQLFFQHVAQTSDFPLALEIERAEGVFLYTATGQRYMDLISGIGVSNVGHRHPNVLEAIQNQLDKYLHLMVYGEYVQTPQTQLAHAIADTLSSYTGPHGKLSNVYFTNSGTEAVEGAMKLAKRFTGRTEIISCFNAYHGATQGALSLSGDENFKRNYRPLLPDVRHIRYGHLPDVEHISQRTAAVVIEVVSAESGIRVPDPAYLQAVRQRCTDTGTLLIFDEIQTGFGRTGTFWAFEGFGPVVPDVLVCAKGMGGGMPIGAFISSPEVMGVFKNNPILGHITTFGGHPVSCAASLATLNVIRNEQLYAQAEAKGQLFRQLLADIPAIRAVRGKGLMLAAEFDSFAVLKPVIDRAIERGVITDWFLFCDNSMRIAPPLIITEAEIHEACAVIRDAVGV; encoded by the coding sequence ATGACCCATCGCCAGTTATTTTTCCAGCACGTTGCCCAAACCTCTGATTTCCCGCTTGCCCTCGAAATTGAGCGCGCCGAGGGGGTGTTTCTCTACACGGCTACTGGCCAACGGTACATGGATCTGATTTCGGGCATTGGTGTAAGCAACGTAGGGCACCGGCATCCGAATGTGCTGGAGGCCATTCAGAATCAGCTGGATAAATACCTGCATCTGATGGTCTACGGCGAATACGTACAGACGCCCCAAACACAGCTCGCCCATGCCATTGCCGACACACTTAGCTCGTACACGGGCCCACACGGCAAACTGAGCAATGTGTATTTCACCAACTCAGGCACCGAGGCCGTTGAAGGGGCCATGAAATTAGCCAAACGGTTTACGGGTCGTACCGAAATCATTAGCTGTTTCAATGCTTACCACGGCGCTACGCAGGGGGCTCTGTCGCTCTCAGGCGACGAGAATTTCAAACGTAATTACCGTCCGCTCCTACCCGATGTACGCCATATCCGCTATGGCCACCTGCCCGACGTAGAGCACATCAGCCAACGCACGGCCGCCGTCGTGATCGAGGTTGTTTCGGCCGAATCGGGTATTCGGGTGCCCGACCCGGCCTACCTACAGGCCGTCCGTCAGCGTTGTACCGACACCGGCACGCTGTTGATTTTCGACGAAATACAGACCGGCTTCGGACGCACAGGCACGTTTTGGGCGTTTGAGGGCTTCGGCCCCGTTGTGCCCGATGTACTGGTATGCGCCAAAGGCATGGGGGGCGGCATGCCTATTGGGGCATTCATTAGCTCGCCCGAGGTCATGGGGGTGTTCAAAAACAACCCGATTCTGGGGCACATCACTACGTTTGGCGGGCACCCGGTTTCGTGTGCGGCCTCGTTGGCTACGCTGAACGTGATCCGGAATGAACAACTGTATGCGCAGGCCGAAGCCAAAGGGCAGCTTTTCCGGCAGTTGCTCGCCGACATCCCGGCGATTCGGGCCGTGCGGGGTAAAGGGCTGATGCTGGCGGCTGAGTTCGATTCGTTTGCGGTGCTCAAACCCGTCATCGACCGGGCCATCGAGCGGGGCGTCATTACCGACTGGTTTTTGTTTTGCGACAACTCAATGCGCATTGCCCCGCCCCTCATCATTACCGAGGCCGAGATTCACGAAGCCTGTGCCGTTATTCGGGATGCGGTGGGGGTGTAA